From the genome of Bacillota bacterium:
GCCGCCGGCGGGCGTGGGGCGCGCCACGACCTGCCCGTGCATCCGGAGCCCCCGGAACAGGGCCGCCCGCACGTTCGACCCGCCAACATCCACCCCGACGACGAGAGGCTCCGCGCTGCCGGCACGTTCACCCATAGCGGCGGCCTTCCACGCCCTCGTTCCCGTCGCTCGCCGCACGCAGGACGACCGATCGGGCCAGGTTGCGCGGCCGGTCGGGGTTCAGGCCTCGCTGAAGGCTCAGCTTCAAGGCGACCTGCTGGAGGCGCACCAGTTCCACCAGCGGGTCGTAGCGAGGCGTCAGCACCGTCGCCCCCGTGGCCTCGATGTCCTCGATGAGTTGCCGGATCGGCGGCTCCACGGGATCGAGAATGGCGACCAGCGTCGCCTCGTCGGCACAGCTCATGGGCCCATGCCGGTACTCCAGCGGAACGTACCGCTCAGTCCACAGAAGCGCCATCTCCTGCGCCTTCAGCGCGGCCTCGCAGGCGATACCGAACCGCCATCCGGACCCGAGGGCAACCAGGTGCGAGACTGCTCCGTGAAGGTGAACCGGGTCTTTCAGGGCCTGGGCCACCTGGGCCACGAGGGCTTCCGGCGCCGGCCGTCCGGCCAGCAAGTCGGCCAGGGCCCTTAGGAACAGGAACGCGCTGGTGGCCGAACCCGTCTGCACGATGCTCTGCTCCCTGACGAAGTCCAGAACCACCGGCGTATCCGCGAGCGACACGAGCGGATTGGCAGCGTCGCAGGTGATGGCGACCGATGCGACGCCCGTCTGCCTGGCCGCCCGGGCGCCCTCGAGGATTTCGGTGGTCGTGCCGCTGCGGCTGATGAAGACGGGAAGTTCGTCCGCAGCCGGCCGGTAGAGGGAAGCGGGAACGGCCCGGGCTCGGGCGCCCACGCGCTCCTCCAGGTATGCGGCACCGGCCAGCCCTACGTAGTACGATGAGCCGGCACCCACGAACACCACAGGCCTTGAAAAAAGGGGACGGAGCTGGTCGACGTATGAGCCGGCGAGGGCCAGGGTGCGCCGCCAGTGATCGGGCTGGTTGAGTATCTCGGGCTCGGTGAGCGTCATGTGTCCGGCCTCCGGGCGATATTCTACGCCGCGACTCGCTCAGAGATCAACACTGTCTCGCACCGTTTTGACCACAAAAGCGCTCCTCTCGTTGCGATCTTGCAAACTTGCCCGACGGCGTGCTGCGTTTTCCCGGGGAAAACCCGAGATGCTCAAGGCCAGGCGCCACGACTCTCGCATGAGGCGCCTGAGTACCGCAGGGCCCGCGCCGAGTCAGTTGCAGCCCCGCCCGCGGCGGCCATCGACCTTGACAAACAGCGCTGTGCCATGTAGACTGCGGCATGGAGCCGGCGGCCCGAGTTCTGCGGGCCGGTTGGGCGCTACGAGCGGATGTAGCTCAGCGGTAGAGCATCGCCTTGCCATGGCGAGGGCCGCGGGTTCGAATCCCGTCATCCGCTCCATTTTTTCAGGTCTTATGAGCGGCCTGGTCGACGGGGTCGATCAGGCTGATTTTGCGTTTAGGGCCGTCCACGGAAGGAGCCTTTCCAGGTGACTGTCAAGGCAACCGTCCACCCGCTTGAAGGCAGCAAGGTCTCCCTCGAGG
Proteins encoded in this window:
- a CDS encoding SIS domain-containing protein, with the protein product MTLTEPEILNQPDHWRRTLALAGSYVDQLRPLFSRPVVFVGAGSSYYVGLAGAAYLEERVGARARAVPASLYRPAADELPVFISRSGTTTEILEGARAARQTGVASVAITCDAANPLVSLADTPVVLDFVREQSIVQTGSATSAFLFLRALADLLAGRPAPEALVAQVAQALKDPVHLHGAVSHLVALGSGWRFGIACEAALKAQEMALLWTERYVPLEYRHGPMSCADEATLVAILDPVEPPIRQLIEDIEATGATVLTPRYDPLVELVRLQQVALKLSLQRGLNPDRPRNLARSVVLRAASDGNEGVEGRRYG